A genomic region of Palaemon carinicauda isolate YSFRI2023 chromosome 22, ASM3689809v2, whole genome shotgun sequence contains the following coding sequences:
- the LOC137615973 gene encoding uncharacterized protein, translating into MVAERDFEGFKCMQEEPVDNEIVSLGRGVICTLFPFFLYSIDFNTIIVIYINILYLLTSSAVFMLFQASTIYATLRISKQIDDITWHTSHTDQQPIAQKMWSDKSMSTRKLLDLQREVHSVDCVLRNVVGFFSPFVSLCIFGCSITTITSCYKFFTTKGQIEYASGILIFFGFMFIPCHTGQVFTNQMQQSSFDLRSGLSSITNFEDRVHVQHLASRLNEMSRIDINGCFTLGYHTLISIGSFIATYVVVLLQVGPDEVDKHIGFITPANVTNA; encoded by the exons ATGGTTGCAGAACGTGATTTTGAGGGGTTCAAATGCATGCAGGAGGAACCAGTTGACAATGAAATTGTGTCCTTGGGCAGGGGCGTCA TTTGCacattattccctttttttctttactcaatTGATTTTAATACCATTATCGTGATTTATATCAATATCTTATATCTGTTGACCTCTTCGGCAGTCTTCATGCTCTTTCAAGCTTCCACTATATATGCAACCCTAAGAATCTCAAAGCAAATTGACGACATCACATGGCACACGTCTCACACAGACCAGCAACCGATCGCTCAAAAAATGTGGAGCGACAAATCCATGTCCACGAGAAAGCTTTTGGATCTGCAGAGAGAAGTACACTCG GTGGACTGCGTGTTGAGAAATGTAGTGGGTTTCTTTTCCCCATTCGTGTCTCTCTGCATCTTTGGTTGCAGTATCACTACAATCACTTCTTGCTACAAGTTTTTCACTACAAAAGGCCAAATAGAATACGCTTCTGGGATTCTGATTTTCTTTGGCTTCATGTTCATCCCCTGTCATACCGGACAAGTCTTTACCAATCAG ATGCAACAATCATCCTTTGATCTACGGTCTGGGCTTTCCTCTATAACCAACTTTGAAGACAGAGTTCAC GTACAGCACCTCGCTTCAAGGCTAAACGAAATGTCACGAATTGATATCAACGGCTGCTTCACTCTTGGCTATCATACGTTGATTTCG ATTGGAAGCTTCATTGCGACATATGTTGTGGTGTTACTCCAAGTTGGACCAGATGAAGTCGACAAACATATTGGGTTTATTACTCCTGCAAATGTGACGAATGCATGA